DNA from Halostagnicola kamekurae:
CAGGTACAGCGTAATGGGTGTCAACTCGAGTGGTGATGAGGATACTACAACCACCCTTGAGACACATCAGGAAACACTCAACACAGACAACATCACGTTCGTCGACGCTCTCAACAGCGAAATTAGCACGGTCCTCGAGAATACGCCCAATCTTCAGTACGACTACGTTCTTGGCGATGTCTCCGACTATGGTGTTTCCGGAAACGGACATGCACACTTCGATCTCGTTCACGAAGACTCTACGATCCACTGTGTAATCTTCAGCCATCGACTCCATTCGTTCGACATCACGATCGATGACGGGACGCACATCGCAGTCAAGGGAGAACTGTCGTATTACGCAGCAAATGGCAGTGTCTCACTTATTGTAGAGGACTTTGTCGAAGTCGGAGAGGGGAACTACCAGCAAACGTACCAAGAGAACAAGCGAATTCTCGAGGAAGACGGCCTCCTGAGCGAGAAAACAAAGCAATCACTCCCCGAGTTCCCTCGGCGGATCGGACTCATTACGAGCGTAGACAGCGATGCCCGTGAAGATGCCGTCACAAGCATTCATAGTCGCCATCCTGACGTAGATCTCGTCATCAATCATACGACCGTCCAGGGTGACGATGCGATGTTGTCGATGATGCAAGCGATCAGCGAACTCGATGATAATGCCCGCATCGATGTGATCGTGCTCACTCGTGGTGGTGGATCAGAAAAGGACCTTCGCGTATTCAACGAGACACCGCTTTGTCGAGTAATTCACAATACCACGACACCATTTGTTGTCGGTGTCGGTCACGAGAACGATCGGACACTGGCTGATGAGGTCGCAGACAAGCGCGTCATGACGCCGACATACGTAGGCGAGATCGTACCCAAAAAAGAGGAACTCGAAACCGAACTCAGGGACGTCACTGATCGGTTGGACCGTGTATACGAACGAACTGTCCAGACTGAACTCAAGGCGACTGTGGATAATCTGGATACTGCTTACGAACAGCAGGTTGACAGCAACCTCACTACGTTTTCAACAGACCTCGATCACGCATTTGAAGCACTCACGTCTGAACGGCTCACGGCGCTTGAAACAGAACTCAAGCATGCGCTGGAATCCTTCGAACAGCAAAAATCCCACGAGAAAGAGAAAGTTCGGGAGCTCACGGGGCGATTGAACAGTGCATACCAGCGGACAGTCCAGACACACCTCGAGGGAACAGATGAGAGGCTCGACAACGCCTACAAACAGCATGTAACCAGCGAACTCGCTACGTCCTCAGCAGACCTCGATTACGCACTAGAGTCCTTCGAACAGCAGAAAGTCCACGAGGAAGAGAAAGAAGCAGTTGCGCAAGAGTACAGCGAGTCACAACGCCGGCAGCAGATCACGATCGCCGTACTCGTGATTCTCGTGTTGCTGTTGCTCGGCATCCTTCTGTTAAACCTATGAGCGACACACCAGACATCCCAGACGATGCATCGATTTCAGAGAAGACAGAGCGCCTCGAAGAGATTATCGCACAGCTCGAGGATGGAGAGGTCTCCCTCGAGCGAGCAAATGAACTTCACACGGAAGGAACTCGTCTTTTAGAAGACTTGAGAGAAGACTTAGATATTGGCGACGGGGCAATCACTGAAGATCGATAGCCTCGGAGTTAACATCGAACCTGAACGGATCCGTACCAAGTCAATCTGTTCGTCTACCTGCTTGATTAAGAGCAGAAAGTGCCGTAGAACACTTCTTCCGGTGTTGATTACACCCGGATACGTGGCTATATCGTGATTGCCTTTGGAGCCCAACCTGGTGACGAGCCACCATCGAAATCGAGCAAGTTCAGAAGAACGTCGCGTTTACGAGTATTGTCGATAGCGACCCGCGAGCGCTGTGAAAGTCCAGCCAGATAGCCGGGAACTTGATCTGTTCTCTTAATCTGCTTACGCCGGTGATCTTTATGCGCCAGTTAGAGTGAGGTGCATACTTGTGTGCCTCGAGGCACGAATGAGTACAAATCGATCACCCGAGAGCGACCCGAATCGAGATAGCCCGACAGACGAGTATACAAGCGACCGTGACCGCAACTATCCAGAAGATGTTGCCCGACTGAACGGATACGAACTCGTCGCAATCAACGAGTGGCTGCCAGGTATGGAACCAACACCGTACGAACTCAATCTCACTGATGGCTACGAGTATCGGACACGCTACTGGCGTTGCAGGAGGTGCGGCCAAGAGCACAACCATCGCGACGAGTTCACCACCCCCTTCGAACAACCCCCAGCCACCGACCGCACTCGAGGCAGGTGCCTATTCAGTCGACGACCCACGAACTCGCCGTGCACTGAACGAAGGGCTAGATATCCGCTTTGGGGCAGTGGGTCCGATTTACGAGGGTCTGTCTTGGTAATTTCTCGTTTAATACTTCTCGAAGGCCATCTGAGTAGCTTCCTCCTCAACACGACGACAGAGGCCCTCAATCGCTTCTGGTTCCAGTGATTCGATTCTGTCTATACGGTGTGCGAAATTCTTCATATAGTGTCCTTTCAACCCGACTACAATTGTACCGTGGTTTTTCGCGTCTTCTGTGCGTGCAGGCACTGACACGATATTATCGAACTGGTCATCGACGAGTTCCCGGTTGAAGACTACTCCAATACGGTCAGAACGAACGTTCTGAACCATATTATCGATGTCAATGCTGGTATAGTAATCTTTCCCGAGAGTGAAGAAGACTACATCGTAGTCTGATTGGTTGAGCACCTGCTCTAAGTCGTCCTGAATGCTGAGTTGTTTAGATCGTTCCCTGATGTCGGTAACGCCCATCGAACTGAACGTCACTTCGTAGGGTGGCAACGGTTCGTCCTCAGAAACGAGGCCGAAGCCTGCACTTATGAAGTACCGCCCAACATCGTGCCCTTCCCCTTTGAGTCGTCTAATCGCTTCTTTCACGAACTCCTGCTGTCGTCCCGTGTAGAGATCCTTGGCGTTGATTCCAGGAACATTATTTCGCTCTAATAGCTCTTCTCTCGAGAATTGGAGCGTCTCTTCATCATCGAAGACAGGTGCACCTTCCGGGAAGTTCTTCGAACCAGAGCATTGGTCGATTACCAAAATATCGAGCCCATCCTGGACATTGATTTTGGGAGGGTGAGGCAAGAAGTCGTCTCCAGCTATGTAATTCTCTCCGCACGCCTCCAAGGCACTCTGTCGTAGTTTCGAAGGGTCTTGGAACGTCTGAATTGTACAATCGTTTTGCTCCACGGCATCTACGACGTGCTCGTCGATTTCTCCGTCAGGTGTGTGGAGGAACACCTTCTGGTACCGCTTTGCTTGCTGACCAAGGTTTTCAGCCATGCGACTTCGGGCAAGCGAAACGCCGGAGGGAGTATCGCTCCACCACTCACGTACACCACTAGCATCTAGAACGCCAACTTCAGCAACAGGGAGATCATGTACTTGCTGCCAGAAGTCCGGGTGTTTGGCTCGCAGGTAGTCCTCAACAGTTTCGTAACTGTTCAGAGATGCCGTTCCTCGAGTCCCGATGAGGATTTTCGGTAGTTCATCGGTAAACTCATCATAGAACCGTCGTGTGTTGTGGAACCCTCGTCGACGGTTGCGATCGTTACCACGGAAGATACAGACCTCGATACTATTCTCGATACAGATCGAGCAATCGCACTTATCCCAAGGCCGGTTTTGCAGTGTTCGCTGGTACTCTTCCAAGAGGTCTTCGTCGCCGATCCACGTCGCATAATCGCGAACGGCAGTCCAAATCGCGTCGTAAGCAGTTTCAGGATCGTCGTTTTCCAGAATGGTAGTCATACGCGGGAAATCCTCGAACTCCCGTTGCACGAGGGTTAGTAGGTCAGCGTACTCATCAAAGTCAACTGGATCTTCGGGATTGTCCTTTTGAAGGAGTTTGACCAGTTTTTCCCACAGATTGTCCCTGAGCTTCGTCTGGAGTTCTCGGGTATACTCGAAGTCATCTCTGAAGGCTGTTTCAACCTCCTCAAGCAGAGCAGTTCCCTGAGACAGAGAAACATCATATTGCTCGTCGTGACGATGTTCACGGAGATACTTTTCGAGGGCCGTCGTTACTCTCGGGGAACGTCTGAATTGTTGTTCTGCGGTAGTTAGTAGATCATCGTATTCGTCGAAGCTAACCGGATCTTCTGGATCATCTTTCCGAAGAAGTTTGACCAGTTTTCCTCGAAGGTTGTCGCTGAAGCTCGCTTGGAGCTCTCGAGCGTACTCGAAGTCCTCTCTAAAAGCGGTTTCAACTTCTTGGAGTAGAGATGCGTCGTATTGCTCGTCGTGACGGTGTTGACGCAAATATTCTTGAGTGGCCGGAAGGACTTCTTCTGCTTTCTTTTGCCACTCATAGAATGCGTCAACGATAGACTCCCCAGAATCGTAGGCTCTCAAGGCTGCTAACGTTTCGCGGCCGCGAAGGGACTTCTCTACGGCCTCTGCAAGAGAATCACGGTTAGATGGGTAACGCACTCGAATCGCGTCGTATCGCTCGTCGTTGTCAAGCCGGTAATTCTGGCCTCCGGTCCATGCCGAACGGAGCATACTCGCACTATCGAAACTGGTCATCCCCGATCGACCGACCGTCTCGAATCCTTCACTCTTCGCAAACCCGAAAACGTGTGAGTCAATGCGAGTGTCGTTCTCGCGTTCAAACTCCTTTGCAGTCTTTCCGACGCCCTTCACGATTTGCCTGACGTCGTGGATGGGGCTGCCAGCGACGCCACCGATACCGAGATAATCGTATCCAATGTCGAGAACTTCCTCCGCGGCCTCGATATACGTTTCCGGGTTCCAGCCCTGTATCGCTACCATTAGCCGGAACGGGTAGTTATCTTGATGGTACAGGTCGTACATCTCCTGAGCGTTCCGGAGAGTGAGCTTGTAGCGGAATGCTGCGTCATCCTCTCGGTACACAGCTCTGGGATCGCGAGCTAATCGCGCAAGTACCGTATCGACATCGCCTTGGAAGTCTTCTGGAGCAAAGGCCTCGACGTCCTCCTTCGATTGAGTACAGATTGACGGTTCGTACTCCTCAACATAAGTAGGCCATTCATGGGGCCACTCGTCGGCCATCAAATCGACGACATCAGTCAATGCATCGGGGATGTCACCCTTTTTGAAGTCGGTGTGGAAAGCGCGTTCGTCGAGATACAGTCGGCCCTTGTCTTTCCCCGAACCCAAAACGAGGTGATCGATAGTAACGCCGACTGTGACTTCCAGTGTTTCGTAGAAGTCGAGCATCTCGGCGTTCCCGTATGGAGGGAACGGGAGTGACTTGTAGCCCCACGCGCCGCAGTCGCTGATCGTCGGAAGCCATTCTGGAACGGACAACACCGGATCATCGTAGACCCCGTACTCGGCAAGACGATCTGCCTTGCGAGTCGTCTCTTCAACCTGCTCACGCGAAATTAGCACGCCATCAATTGGGGTTGTGTCGCGTTCGAAAATATCCCAGATGTAATCTAGATCTCGCTCCTGACGGTCGAGAGTAGAGAGTTCGTCGTGCCGGAAATCGTAGTGGGAATCAACCGCATCGTCCCACTCAGGAACGTAAAATCTCACAGATTCTATTCACCGTCTTACGCTAAGTTGGTTCCTCCTTATGAATCTCCCCAATCCGGTCGAGATCCGCGCCGGGAAAAGCCTCGCCGTGTCTAGAGAAGGAAAATGTTGTTAGCTAGTTTCACACGCAAAACACATCCGATTAACTGAAACCGTTGCAAACAAGTGATACGAAGAAATCGCATATCAGGTACTACAGGAATTAGAAGACGTTAATATCGATAGCGAGACGTCCTTCTTCCGTAGAATATACCATCTTAGACTTACCATGTTTTTCGGCACGGACAAATCCTCGTTCTTCGAGCTCGCTAACGTGACGGGCGACAGTGCTCTTCGCGACATCGAGTGTGTTCGAGATAAACGTCAGTGACGTCTCCTCATCAACGTCGACAATCGTCTCAAGGGTCTCAACAACGGAATCGCTTAAGGGGTCCACGAAGTTGGGGATCTGAATCTCTGAGACGGATCCGGTAATATCACTGAACTGGAGAACTGTATCGATAGCATCGCGTGAGAGAAAGGCGGAGAATGCGACGGGGAGATATATATCTCGTGCACCTCCACCAAGAACGAGGACGACGTCGTCGCTTTCGGATTCCACCCGATCGATGCTACGACGAATACCCTCGTAGAAGTCTTCGGGATCGAGTGCGACCGAATCAACGGTGACATTTGGTTGTAGTTCGGTAACCATTCGACGTACGTCCTCACGTGCCTCGTTCGACCGGTCATTTTCGCCGTCATCCGCTGGGTGTACCAGAGCGATTTCGTCGCCCTCTTCAAGTCCGTGGGTGAGTACTGGTCGCGTGACACGGGTACTGTCGAATCCGATCGTCGCGATGAAGGTAGTCATTCGTGTCATCGTATCGGATGTCCCATATAAAACGGTGCTGTTGCACGACAGTAGAACAGTACCATCTTGTTGTACCAATTTGCAATAGTTGATTAAGGCGTCAGGCCAGTTAAGACGAGGAATCACAAAGACTTTAGCTAGAAAAGCAATTTGGTTTCATAGATCTACAATCCACTCAGTGAATACTGGTACACTGGAATAGATATCACTTTAACAGAAGTTCTAATGCGATGATACCCCCTCTCAAAAACACGAGTAAACCAAGCGAAGTTACCGCGGCCAGCGATTGACCGATGTACCGACATCAGAACATGGTTGCCACGACACATAGTGGAAACACTGTAATAGGATGACTACAGGACACTGGTATGAACGGTTCGACGACTCAGAACCGATTCAACTCGTCGATATAGTCCATACGAGAACGCCGACGATCGTCGTCAGGGACTCGCAGTTACAGAAGCGACGGAAACAGGCGCGAGCACAACTTCGTTCTCTTCCGCTCTTTCAGTCGCTTGGGCTGAATCGAGTCGTTCATACTGATCTATGGGACAACGAGTATAGCCCGATTGATTACGAGCACATCTCGAGTGAAGACGCAGATCCTGAAGAGGTTGAGTTCCCCCTCGTGCACGTGGTTACGCAGGATGGTATCCTCGAATACGGCGAAGAGGACCTCGTTCGTCGACTTATAGAGCGTTCACTCGATGAGGGCGGACAATACGTCCTGATCACGGACACCACAGCACCACAGACACCGAACTACACAAAAAAGCCAGGTCGGTCTGTCGTGGATGACTTTCCAGCTATCGCAGTCCGCGATTACGCCTCGCTGGCGAACTCGTTCGGGGAGGATGTCCTTGGCGGACGATCGCGGATCCCCGTGGTCGACACTCGGAACGTGTTCTTCCACGCCGCGTCAGCGATCCACGATGAGGCAGGCGCTCCGGCGGACAGCATCGAAGCGGTGTTCGACTACACTCAAGCACCGACCGATAGCCCGGTGTGGGATTCGGCCCGCTACTTCCTCGAACACGACCTCGACAACGTGCTCGAGGACTACGCAGACCACATCCGTGAAGCCCTCCGCTCGTGGATGGAAAGGGGAGACACCCAGCGGGTCGCCAACCACATCCTAGAGGTGCTTCGGGTCTGCGACTACGATGCATCGACTCTCGAAAATTATCGACAACGAGACGCCAAATATCGATGACTGCCACCTACAAGACGAACGACAACAAACCGAAGCAAGATCTCGTAAACTACTCGACGGTTCGCGTCCCCGAATTACGGCTCATCTATCGTACCCTCGAGGCTGCTGGGGGCGAGTCAATAAACGTGTCCACGCTCAAGGACGCGATAGTACCGAGCGACGACAACGGCTCGAAGGACGCCGACCATCTCGGAAGGTGTCTTAAATTCCTTCGTGCGATCGATCTCCTCGAACGTCCGGAGGACCGCATGGTCTCACTGCTCAATAAGGATGTCTATCCCAACCTTTCGTTCGAGCTTCGGTTACTCTACCACTTGAACCGTCAGGAACATCCACAGGATCACATTGTGGAGGCCCAGCGCGTTGCCTTCGAGTTTGCCTCGAAGACAGTCGAGCGTGAGCGTCTCATAACTGAATTCAATAACGAGGTGGAGCACATTAACTGGAATAAAACGAAAATAAATGGCTGGTATCATCTCCTCGAAGGCATTGGCGTATTGTCGTACATCGATTCTCGAGAGTTGGTGCTGTCGCCGCGGCCAGCGCTGCTGTACGAACTCCTCGAGACTTTCCGAGATGAGGAGAACTCGACCGACTTCGGCGCCGCGGTCGGCTGGATTGAGGACAAGTTCCTTAGCGTCCTCACGACCCGCCCTGGGACGCCGAGGCTCCATCAGGGTGTCACCGACACACTGCAAACCCTGATGGATGAGGACTACGTCGACGTGCGCGGAATGTCAGATGCGAATAACGAGGTCGTACTGCCTTCGACACACTCCCGAAACGAGGAACCAAACGTGACGAAGTTCGAATTGAACGACTGGCCGGAGGAACCGCCCGCAAGCAAACGCTATCTTCTCGATCGATTCACGGAGGTGGACGCATGAGCGAATATCCTATCGACTGGTCTGACGACACCGTTCGACAGTACCTGACTGCGGAGGCGCACCAGAAGTCCAAAGAAGAGTTCGAACGCACCCATATTGACATCGACAAGCTCAGGGCAGACTATCTCTTTCCCCATTCGACGAACGACGAGTTCGTCACACAGGAGGAGTTCCGCGATGCGATCCTGAAGTCGAACACCAAAGACGATAATCGAATATTCATCCTTCGCGGGGAGACCGGAAGCGGGAAGAGCCAGTTGTGTCAGTGGCTTGAGTACCAGATTGGGCACGATGCTACCACTGGAATTGACGATACGCACGTCGCCCTGCACGTCTCTCGGAGCGAAACACGCATCAAGGACATCGTCGAGATCCTCACAGAACCGCTCGAGATGGATGTCAACGTCCGCGACGTCGGTGGGCTCGACCCCGAGAAGGTCGCAAACGCGATGCTTGCAAACCTCGAAGCATACAACCCGATGCTCGAGTCGTTCACAGAGGAGGAGATCCAGGCGCTCGTCGAGGATCGTCCCCAGAGCACCGATCTCCGAGGTATCCTCGAGGAGAACGTCCGCGAGTACCAGGAAGCGGTCCTCAGTGACGACGAGGAGGACATTCCGGAACTCATCACGGAGGATGACTACCGCGACCTCTCGATAGCGGCGTTTGGAATGGCGGAAGGCGGCGACACTATCTTTCCGGCACTCCAGAGTTTCATCGACCAGGAACTGTCCAGCAAACTCGGCGTCGGCGATTTCCAGCAACGGCTCAAGGAGATCTCCGAGGAGTATGTCGCCCAGGGGCTCCGTCCGGTCTTGATTTGTGAAGACCTCACAACGTTCAGCGTACTTAAGGAGCAGTTGCTAGATCACATCTTCCAACTCGACAGCGGACACTACGATGTGGTGCTCGGGTGGACGACTGGTTGGGAGAAGGACAACGTCGACACAGCACTGGGGACGAATGAGGACGCCCAGACGTACATGAAAGACCGGGCAGAGGGGTACCTCAGCACGACTGACGACACCGGACAGGCGTACTTCCTCACGGACGATGTCACTGTCGAACTGACGAAGCAGTACCTCTCGGTCATTCGTGAGGACTCGGCGGTAGCGGCTGACACCGAGATCCCAGAGGCGGACTTCGACGGGCTCTATCCGTTCAACGCGGAGCTCGTCAAACGTGCGTACGAAAACCTCATTCAGGACGGGAACGAGCGACGGACACCGCGACTCCTCCTCATGCGAATTGTCCGGGAGTGCTTGACATCGACAAAACCACCCTTCGAAGCGATCGACGGGAACCCATACGTCAAGCAGTTCCCGACGCCCATATCGCTGGACTATCCCTCTGAAGTCCAGTCGATAGTGAAGTGGTATGGTATCCCGACCGCTGAGGGGAACATGCGGGTACCCCAAAGCGTGTTTGAACTTTTCGACATCCCCATTCCTGAACGGACGGGCCAAGTGACTGAGACTGACGTGGTCTTTGACTCGGACATGGGGTCGACGCCGGACTTTCGACTTCGCCAGATCGACGGACAGATCGAACCCGGGGCAACAATCACGGTCGAAGCGCTACTGAACGACCGTCCGGAACCGGACGTCGAGGTGACTCTCGACGGATCC
Protein-coding regions in this window:
- the xseB gene encoding exodeoxyribonuclease VII small subunit yields the protein MSDTPDIPDDASISEKTERLEEIIAQLEDGEVSLERANELHTEGTRLLEDLREDLDIGDGAITEDR
- a CDS encoding queuine tRNA-ribosyltransferase tRNA-guanine transglycosylase; translated protein: MRFYVPEWDDAVDSHYDFRHDELSTLDRQERDLDYIWDIFERDTTPIDGVLISREQVEETTRKADRLAEYGVYDDPVLSVPEWLPTISDCGAWGYKSLPFPPYGNAEMLDFYETLEVTVGVTIDHLVLGSGKDKGRLYLDERAFHTDFKKGDIPDALTDVVDLMADEWPHEWPTYVEEYEPSICTQSKEDVEAFAPEDFQGDVDTVLARLARDPRAVYREDDAAFRYKLTLRNAQEMYDLYHQDNYPFRLMVAIQGWNPETYIEAAEEVLDIGYDYLGIGGVAGSPIHDVRQIVKGVGKTAKEFERENDTRIDSHVFGFAKSEGFETVGRSGMTSFDSASMLRSAWTGGQNYRLDNDERYDAIRVRYPSNRDSLAEAVEKSLRGRETLAALRAYDSGESIVDAFYEWQKKAEEVLPATQEYLRQHRHDEQYDASLLQEVETAFREDFEYARELQASFSDNLRGKLVKLLRKDDPEDPVSFDEYDDLLTTAEQQFRRSPRVTTALEKYLREHRHDEQYDVSLSQGTALLEEVETAFRDDFEYTRELQTKLRDNLWEKLVKLLQKDNPEDPVDFDEYADLLTLVQREFEDFPRMTTILENDDPETAYDAIWTAVRDYATWIGDEDLLEEYQRTLQNRPWDKCDCSICIENSIEVCIFRGNDRNRRRGFHNTRRFYDEFTDELPKILIGTRGTASLNSYETVEDYLRAKHPDFWQQVHDLPVAEVGVLDASGVREWWSDTPSGVSLARSRMAENLGQQAKRYQKVFLHTPDGEIDEHVVDAVEQNDCTIQTFQDPSKLRQSALEACGENYIAGDDFLPHPPKINVQDGLDILVIDQCSGSKNFPEGAPVFDDEETLQFSREELLERNNVPGINAKDLYTGRQQEFVKEAIRRLKGEGHDVGRYFISAGFGLVSEDEPLPPYEVTFSSMGVTDIRERSKQLSIQDDLEQVLNQSDYDVVFFTLGKDYYTSIDIDNMVQNVRSDRIGVVFNRELVDDQFDNIVSVPARTEDAKNHGTIVVGLKGHYMKNFAHRIDRIESLEPEAIEGLCRRVEEEATQMAFEKY
- the csa3 gene encoding CRISPR-associated CARF protein Csa3, yielding MTTFIATIGFDSTRVTRPVLTHGLEEGDEIALVHPADDGENDRSNEAREDVRRMVTELQPNVTVDSVALDPEDFYEGIRRSIDRVESESDDVVLVLGGGARDIYLPVAFSAFLSRDAIDTVLQFSDITGSVSEIQIPNFVDPLSDSVVETLETIVDVDEETSLTFISNTLDVAKSTVARHVSELEERGFVRAEKHGKSKMVYSTEEGRLAIDINVF
- the xseA gene encoding exodeoxyribonuclease VII large subunit translates to MGVNSSGDEDTTTTLETHQETLNTDNITFVDALNSEISTVLENTPNLQYDYVLGDVSDYGVSGNGHAHFDLVHEDSTIHCVIFSHRLHSFDITIDDGTHIAVKGELSYYAANGSVSLIVEDFVEVGEGNYQQTYQENKRILEEDGLLSEKTKQSLPEFPRRIGLITSVDSDAREDAVTSIHSRHPDVDLVINHTTVQGDDAMLSMMQAISELDDNARIDVIVLTRGGGSEKDLRVFNETPLCRVIHNTTTPFVVGVGHENDRTLADEVADKRVMTPTYVGEIVPKKEELETELRDVTDRLDRVYERTVQTELKATVDNLDTAYEQQVDSNLTTFSTDLDHAFEALTSERLTALETELKHALESFEQQKSHEKEKVRELTGRLNSAYQRTVQTHLEGTDERLDNAYKQHVTSELATSSADLDYALESFEQQKVHEEEKEAVAQEYSESQRRQQITIAVLVILVLLLLGILLLNL